The genomic window ATTATAGACTAGAcagcatagggattacgaacactcgatacgaatcgtaaccgccatgttttaccgtaagGCGCTAcaggaaaacatggcggatacgattcgtatcgagtgttcgtaattcCACGCCTGATTAAACAACATATAACAGAAGCAAgacttctgtcatatgttgtataatccgtgtatatgaATATTTTACAAAGATTAGACAACAtataacagaagctcgaaacaaacgaaaatcgatgaaaagccctatgcacagagcggcccatacctTACTTACCTTATCTATTTCTTAATATGTATATGGTAAGTACTTATGGTAAGTACTCataataaagaattaaaaaactaggtacttaaaTGTTTCAATGACAGATAAATAACTTTCTGAAATTCAGTACAAAtgtgacatttttaaattttggaaATACAAATTTGTTGTAAAATGAAACCTCCTGAAATACATGATTTAGTAAAACCTCTCTGTTGGTTATTGGGAAAATGGGGATCTCTTAATGTTAAACTAAATCGTAAGTTACATCTGCCATATTTTTGCCCTCCGTTTAAAGACGATAAACCAGATACATATTGTGATCTATTAACATTTTCGACGATTAGTGGTATATCTTCAGTAAAATACGAAGCAATATCTTGGAACTCCAAAAGTCTATTTCCTCACAAACTGGAAGTTGGTCATTTTATGGTTCATCCAGATAAAAAGCATATTTCGCTTTTAGCTGCACACAATAATGGGATGGCTGCTGTTGAAAAAGGAAGTATAAAAACAAATTGTCTAGAACTTTGTACTTCAACTGTGGCGAATGCAGATGTTATTCATAAACCCATGTTTGCATATTCTAGATCTTATTCCATAAATAACCAAGGGCAATTAGTATATAAATTGAAAATGAGGACCGAAGATGAATGCGAGTTAAAAGAATATGTACAAATAATGTACGAAAAAATTTAATCAGAAAGCAGGTTCTtaagttttgtttatatttgtagtaaaatttattaatgtaaatatgttttattataaccaaatagttttcaactatcaTTTTTATAGAATAAAAATCCCTATACAttaattctcataaccatcaaaacaaaagaattagaatatctaggacatgtaatgagaaatcaagaacgttacggccttctccaactgattctccaagggaaggtaaatggtaaaacagggccgggaagaagacgcatttcctggctttaaaatttacgaaagtggtataacacgactaccactgaactgttccgcgatgcggtaaacaaagtcaagatagccatgatgatcgccaacatccggaacggataggcactttaagtaGAAGAGATACATTAATAGAATAACAAAGCTGGGAACATTTTATAATCTGATCTTTTAGgttatgtttttttcaaaaaatgactTGGCCTAGATCTTATAGACCACAGGATTTATGGTTGAAAAAAATTGTATGAAAGTGATTATTGCCCTAGCTAGAGGTATCAAATTGTGACTGTTATTGTGTGATTTGTTTGTGTAATCTGTATCGTAGATGTATTGTTGAAAATTAAATGTTTTAAGTTTTGTCcaagatttttttttctttaaagaGGTGGGTCTGAAATCTTCAAAAGACATCTCAGGATGTCTTTTGACCTCCAATGTTGGACATCACTCTCCCCAACGCAGCCGCACTGTTTGCAGCCTTTCGGGTCACCACCCGCACGTGCTCCCCCAACTTTCCATTCTGGTAGTTGCTCCATTCTGGTGCAACGTCACTCCTAGGTAGGTACTTTACGTGTTTCTTGGGTATTAGACACGCCCCTGCACATTGTAGTTCCACATTTTGCCTGTTCCTTTTCCCCTTCAAAATGATGGCTTCGGTCTTCTCTGCTGTGAGTTTCAGTCCGTGCTGTGACATTCATTTCTTCACGACGCCGCCTGCGTTCCGTACCCGTTATTTAAGATCTGGCTCGTCTCGCGTCACTACCAGCAGAGCGAGGTCGTCCACGAATACGAAGGGAGTCGTACCTTCTCCATATTCACAGTTCATAATCCCGTCATATGCCAGGTTCCATAGAGTCGGACCTAAGACAGATCCCTGGGGAACACCTGCCGTTACATCGACGATCTTGCCTTTCTCCACCATAATTCTTCTCTCAGACAGATATTCCGCTACCACGTTTATCAGGTATCCAAGACATTCTCTCTCCTTCATTGCCTTCATTGCCTCGTTTCACTGCAGCGTATTGAATGCATTCCTAAAGGCGAATTTACACTTATTCACTTTAGATGTACATTGCGGATGATTCATCCGCAATGAAAGGTTTAAACATACTCTTCATCTACATTTCATCCAAGATGCACATCCAAAATAAACAGTGAACAAATTAGAACGTCTTCCTACTTTCGATGAACTGGCTGGATGATTCATCCACCGTGAACCCCTAGTGTAAAGTGTAAACTTGTTTTTTTCGGATCATTGAACATTCCATTCCATCAAAACGcaataatttttatttgatacataaaATGGCTTTTCAATGAAAAGACGAACATATTCATATATTTCTAGAAATATATCGTAATCATGAGTGCCTGTGGAATATTCAATCTGAGGACTACCCTAAAATAAACATCCGTGAAAATGCATATCGGTTTGTATTAAAAGAGCTACATTTATCTGGATTAAATATAGGCCACataaattcaaaaattaaaactatCCACACCCGCTATTGTCCAGAGTTAGCAAAAATTAGGAAGTGAGAAAAGAGTGGATCAGGAAGCGCTGATGTCTATTCTCTTTCTTTATTTTGGTTTAAAGAGGCAAACTCCAtctgatttttttctaattttcgaCATTCTTCTAGTAATGCTTTACCTTATTAACTCCACGCCGACACTTACAATCGTATTCGCCATTTTGAAAAGACTGTGAAACGAATTCCGTCAGTGAAAATGTAAATTGCTGGCCTTTCAATTTACACTTTCACTATTCATGTATCATCCTTAGTGTACATCTAAAGTGAATAAGTGTAAATTCGCCTTAACATCGAACAACAACAGGGCCGCCCAACGGTGTTCATCCTCTCTATTGCGCAATGCGTCGAATACACTCACGATTGCATAAATTGTGCTTTTCCCTTTACAAAAACTAAATTCCCTCGGGATAAGCCTCCCTACCTCTCAATCATGCCATCGATACGTCCCCGCAGCATTCTTTCATACAGCTTACCGACGCACGGAAGAAGGCAGATGGGTCGATACTTTTTTCCAGCTTTGGGAAGCAGTACTAACTTCGATGTCCTCCAAGGCTCAGGAAAGGTCTGTGCTTCCAGCAGTGCATTCATGTACTCCAGAAGCCACGCAGGGTCCTCCCTTCCTAGACATCTCACCGCCTCAGGTGATTTCTGATCCAGGCCGGGGGACCTGCGAGTCCTGAGCGCGCCCAATGCCTCGAAAAGTTCATCCATGGTAAAGGGTAGGTACAGCTCGCTCAGCTTCCTCGTCTCTCCGTACTCCATGCCATCTGCCGGCGAGAAAGAACTCTCGTGTTACCTCGAGCTTCTTATCCATAGGCATTTCATACTAGGAGTACGCATGGAACTTCTTTATGGCGATCCTGTATCCCTGACCCCAGATGTCCTCATCCAGTTTTTGATCAGCTCCTGGTATACTTTCCAGTCATTCCCATCGCCGCATCCGCCCCCCGACGTACCAGACGCACAAACCGAATTAGTGGTCCCCGCCCCGACTATCGAGAATCCGATGTACTGATGCTCCGTTCCGGTGTAGTCTGGCAAAACCTTCCAGCCTCTTGCTTTCGCCGTTATTCCTTGTGTCGCCATAGTCACGTCGATGTACGTACCCGTACCTCTCCTAACAAACGTAGGCTCCAGACTTGTGTTCAGTACTACCAGATCCAGAGTACCCACCCAGTCGGTTAGTATCCTGCCGCGTGTGTCGGTGATAGGAGATCCTAACTCCGCGGCttttgcattaaagtctcccAGCACTACGCATTCTCCTCCTGTATTTCCCACTTCCTGCATGGTCTCGTCCATCTTCCTCTCGTACTCACGCACTGTTATGTTTGGAGAAACATAACAGCAGATCAGCTGTATCCTCTCCATCCGGACGATCACGTATCCTTCTTTCGGTTTAATTTCATACACTCGCAGTTTTCTATTGTAGATTCGTACAGCGGTCCTCCCAGTCATATTCAGAAACCATCCTCTTTTCTTGGCCGCTGTTGGGTTTGGCTCCGCAGTCACCAGCACGTCGATGTTTTTTTCTACGGCGGCAGCCTCGGCGAGTTCATGTGCTAATCTCGCCTTTCCCACGTTCGTTTGAAGTATTCTCAGCTCTCGGATCTTGTTTATTGTGTTCGCCATTTCTTAGACTCGGATTTCTTTCACGC from Diabrotica virgifera virgifera chromosome 5, PGI_DIABVI_V3a includes these protein-coding regions:
- the LOC126885482 gene encoding peroxynitrite isomerase THAP4-like — its product is MKPPEIHDLVKPLCWLLGKWGSLNVKLNRKLHLPYFCPPFKDDKPDTYCDLLTFSTISGISSVKYEAISWNSKSLFPHKLEVGHFMVHPDKKHISLLAAHNNGMAAVEKGSIKTNCLELCTSTVANADVIHKPMFAYSRSYSINNQGQLVYKLKMRTEDECELKEYVQIMYEKI